gctgataaaatttcaacattttttatttatctattgcACCCAACTCTGTTTACTTCTTTAACACACATTTTTCCAATCAATTATACATGTTAATGCTTCCACGAGATAGGTAAACTATGCTTATCTATTTATTATTCCCTTGAaacaatttaacaaaataatttaaaagtattagTACTGAAACGTGACATCCACGTAAAGGCTCAACAAATCAGAGCAGCATCATTCTTCTAGTGGGTGATGGATGTGAAACCAGTAGCATTACACTTATGCAGGGACTTGTCATCCTGATTATAGCTAAATTAACTTTGGGTTACAAAAGCCATCAACAAGAATTATTTCTTCCTTTGCATTGGTGAGAATTAGATATCACCTTTTGGTAATGCcactcattaaactaaattctGACTCTAGGCTATACCCCGGATCCAGCAAGCCGCCGCTTTGAGGCATTTGATATGGTCACCTGACCAAGTTTGTCAGCATTACTTGATGGAGTCCTTGTATTGATTGGCATATAATTTCGCAACCATTCTCCAACGTAAACCTTAAGTATAACATATATATGATGAAATTAGGAATGAGATTGCAATAAGAAAAGTAATCATATGTTAAGATCCAATTGCAAGATATGGGACTTAAGTCCTACATATGAGGTTCTAGTTTAGGATTAATAATGGCTAACTTTTTCTGGAGTTGTTCTATCAAGCTTCTTCTCAATTGTTATCAGAGTTTTACACCAAGTTCTCTCAATGTAGTGTAGCAATGTTCACCTAGGactaatcaaaatcaaaatgctGCAAAACATGATGAGCTGTTTGGGAAGTATCAGtgttaagaaatatataatGCTGTCATGATACAACTAGAAAAGCATTTTCCAGTAGAACAAATGGTACACCACATTGGCAAATACAGCGAAAAATAACCATGACATATTTTTAATGTGCAGGAAATTATAAccagaaaaaattatttaaagaaaggaagaaaccTGCTGAGGTCTCATAATCTTTGTATCAGGATCATCCAAGGACTCTCTCCAATGAGACAAGTACCCAGCCATTCGAGGGATGGCAAATAAAACAGTGAAGTACTCTGGTGGAAACCCCATGGCCCTGATTGCATATAATATAACTATTAGTTCAAGCCTTATATGGTATTCTGGGGGGAGTATCATATTTTATCCTCCATAGGTTGTATAACTGGGTGTAAGAACTTATTACCTATAAATTAATCCAGAGTAGAAATCAACATTTGGATATAGCTTCCTCTTTATGAAATATTCATCAGATAGTGCAACCTTCTCCAGGGCAACTGCCACCTGATCGATCAAATATTCGCATACGGAAGTTAGAACTTTAAAGTCCAACATAATGTACTGAACTAAGTTTACATTATATTGCACAGATACTTTTCTGGCagaggaaaaataataataataacagtgCCAGAAACCCTGGTAAATTAGAAATAGTTCAAgtctgaaaatgaaaaatgttgcTATAGGCTTTTAATGACTTAAAATCCTCACATAACTTGATCCACTATTTTATAGATTTAGCaaaaaatgggaagaaattttctAAAGGTGATATTGCCACTGTATTCACTGCCACAGCCCTGCCATGACCAGCAACCATGTTCAAGGAATACATAACAGACAACAGGCAGACGAACTGTGAAATGTATAAACACCTCAATAAGAGGATCCCGGCCAACAATGGAAAACACTTCCTCTGCCAGTTTTCTCAAGACTTTTGCTCTGGGATCATAGTTTTTGTACACTCGGTGTCCAAAACCGGAGAGCTTTTGTTTcctgaaggaaaaaaatatcaaataaaactaACGTGTTCTCCACTTGCAGCAAAGAGCAGCAGACCAGAAGAGAAGTTATCAAGCTAGGTATGAGAAACAAACTAAGAAAAATAAGTAGATAACAGAAGAAAGTAATATAGTAACAGCCACCTGGTTTTGACACCTTCAATGAACTCTGGAATGTTCTGAACAGTTCCAATTTCACTCAGCATTTTAAGGACAGCCTGCAGAATTAAAGATCACATTGGCATGTTCCAATATTAAAGAACAGTTTTTGTCTGGATATACACGCTACATTCAACCAAGCAATGCGTAAAAGATCACGACAGCTTCCTTAACTACTTATAATTACCTCATTAGCTCCACCATGAAGTGGTCCATATAGAGCTCCAACAGCCCCAGCAATAGCAGTGTATACATCAACACCACTGAAATACCAAAATGACATAATTAAGTAATATGAGACTTTTAAATTTGCTATTTATTGCTTATGTAGTATTGCAGTAAGATTTCTACCTTGATGCAAGGTGTCGGACAGCAGATGTAGAACAATTCATTTCATGTTCAGCATGCAGGATGAAGATAATGTCTAGGGCACGAGTGAGCCGAGGATTGGGTTTATATGACCGATTACCACTGAAAGAATGCAAACACTAAATGAACAACTGGTATGCGGCTTCCATGCTATACTCTAAGCATGAATTATATCTCTTTCTAAATGCAATTGATTTGTTATAAATGACCACAAAAATTAAACCACTATtaagctaaaataaaaaaaaatatgaaaaaaaataaactttagcTTATTCCAAATTATTGATCAAACACAAAAATAGCATGCATACAAGGAATCTAGCATGTATAGGAAGTTCTCTGTGTAAGGAAGGGTGTTGGATGGAAGCACAGGTGGCCTTCCTGCCATTCTAAGATAAACTGCAGCAGCAATTGTTGTTATCTGCATTACATAAAACAGGCCATGATAATAAGATATTGCAATAAAGCAGTGGGAGATTAAATTGAACCAGATATTATCAGTAACGTCTGAGTAAGAATTATTGAAATATGTAAATAACTTGCATGTTTCAGAGATAGAGCAGtgaaaggagaagaaagaacTGAATGAGCACACCTTTCCAATAACCCGTGTTATTTGTTTGTCTCTTATTTGCTTTGAATCGTAAATATCGAGACCCTgtgttaattaatattaaaaaaattaaatttagaaagtgaAAATTTTGTGCAAAATGTAGGAGTTCATTAGAAAGAATGCAAAGTTCAACCcatgaaatagaaaaaatatattttcctcAAAATTAAGTTATAGGCAGTGCCATGTTATGTTACTTTTTATTACCATACACTAGCCTCAATGTAGAAACAGTCCAAAAGTGAGCAACTTGACAACAGTTTCTGCTACTTACTCTGAGTGCAGGATTTGCATCAGGATGAAAAACAGAAAGAGCGCTCATGGCATTAACAAGCACGCCCATGGGATGTGCATCATGTGGCATTGATTGTATGatatcctacaaaacaaatgTAAGATGATATACAACCACTAAGTTAGATTAATAATCCCATAGTACTTCATCTAAAGAAAGAGCAATATAATCACTCTAATTTACTGAATCACTTCAAGAGAATGAAGTATGCTATTGCATAAGGTATTCAAAAAGACTGTCTTTTAGAACTCAGATCGGTCTGGAAATTAACAAGTGCTCTAGTTCTACTTTGAAACAAGCTATAATTTTACTTCAaccaaaagaaagagaaatagggaaaaaaataataatgaaaaccccatttaaaaaattattccaCCCAGTTTGTCTCATAAAAACACTACTATTAAAGAGCTGCCAGATTTctttaacaatataaaattcaCAGGTGTACTAAATTTCAAGCAGTACAACAATTAGTCAAAGCTGTTCAGAAATCGAAAAGCTGTCAATGGCCATTAAACTACAGTACAAACTGTTTTAGATATGGTATAAAAGCTCACCAATACTCCTTGAGGAACAGCCGAATGCTGAGAAATGGCAAATTCCCATTCTGCTAACTGACTTTCAGAAGGCAAAGTTCCATACACTTGAAAACAGCAAAAGACGCAAGTTGAGAATTTTCAGAAGAATTTGTGCTACATATCGAAGCAAATTCTTAACTAGAAGCAGAGCTATGCTTATGCTTCAATAGTCTTCAGTAGACTTACAAGAATACAATACTCACTTATGAGATAGGACACTTCTGTGAAAGTGCTTTTCACTGCCAACTCCTCAATAGGGTAACCTCTATATCTAAGAATCCCCTCGTCACCATCAATATAACTAATTGCTGATCGAACGGGAGCTGTGTTCAAATAGCCCGGATCATAAAGCTTGAGTCCCTTGTCAAGCTTCCCAGTTGATATCTGCAAATCCAAAATCAGAAAACCCCGCAACACAATATTAACTAAATTGTAAATAGCATATACACTCACAATATAAAGGATCCTTTCACCATCTTTTAATCACAACCTATCATGTATAGTGAGTTCATTTGACTTTTCTAGTACGTACTTTAAAAAGTCACGTGAATGATAGTTTCTGATCAGTTGATCGTATAGTTTTTTATGCTCAGTGTATAAAAACTAAACTCACTCGATGGATAAGAACAATCTCAAACAATCATACTATACTCACAAACCACCCCACCTATGAATGGAGAAGTGGGCATTCTGAAAAATGGGAAATtca
This window of the Vigna angularis cultivar LongXiaoDou No.4 chromosome 7, ASM1680809v1, whole genome shotgun sequence genome carries:
- the LOC108338004 gene encoding citrate synthase, glyoxysomal isoform X1 — its product is MSNNSDEAIAVLARGRLAMLAAHFRPSEHTDRDVLHHLPLSAQFLPLNLAGNLTVVDDRTGKKYQLQVSKEGTVRASDLKKISTGKLDKGLKLYDPGYLNTAPVRSAISYIDGDEGILRYRGYPIEELAVKSTFTEVSYLIMYGTLPSESQLAEWEFAISQHSAVPQGVLDIIQSMPHDAHPMGVLVNAMSALSVFHPDANPALRGLDIYDSKQIRDKQITRVIGKITTIAAAVYLRMAGRPPVLPSNTLPYTENFLYMLDSFGNRSYKPNPRLTRALDIIFILHAEHEMNCSTSAVRHLASSGVDVYTAIAGAVGALYGPLHGGANEAVLKMLSEIGTVQNIPEFIEGVKTRKQKLSGFGHRVYKNYDPRAKVLRKLAEEVFSIVGRDPLIEVAVALEKVALSDEYFIKRKLYPNVDFYSGLIYRAMGFPPEYFTVLFAIPRMAGYLSHWRESLDDPDTKIMRPQQVYVGEWLRNYMPINTRTPSSNADKLGQVTISNASKRRLAGSGV
- the LOC108338004 gene encoding citrate synthase, glyoxysomal isoform X2, coding for MSNNSDEAIAVLARGRLAMLAAHFRPSEHTDRDVLHHLPLSAQFLPLNLAGNLTVVDDRTGKKYQLQVSKEGTVRASDLKKISTGKLDKGLKLYDPGYLNTAPVRSAISYIDGDEGILRYRGYPIEELAVKSTFTEVSYLIMYGTLPSESQLAEWEFAISQHSAVPQGVLDIIQSMPHDAHPMGVLVNAMSALSVFHPDANPALRITTIAAAVYLRMAGRPPVLPSNTLPYTENFLYMLDSFGNRSYKPNPRLTRALDIIFILHAEHEMNCSTSAVRHLASSGVDVYTAIAGAVGALYGPLHGGANEAVLKMLSEIGTVQNIPEFIEGVKTRKQKLSGFGHRVYKNYDPRAKVLRKLAEEVFSIVGRDPLIEVAVALEKVALSDEYFIKRKLYPNVDFYSGLIYRAMGFPPEYFTVLFAIPRMAGYLSHWRESLDDPDTKIMRPQQVYVGEWLRNYMPINTRTPSSNADKLGQVTISNASKRRLAGSGV